The following are encoded together in the Lathyrus oleraceus cultivar Zhongwan6 chromosome 3, CAAS_Psat_ZW6_1.0, whole genome shotgun sequence genome:
- the LOC127132543 gene encoding transcription factor MYB61 isoform X1, whose translation MGRHSCCYKQKLRKGLWSPEEDEKLLNHITNYGHGCWSSVPKQAGLQRCGKSCRLRWINYLRPDLKRGTFSQEEENLIIELHSVLGNRWSQIAAQLPGRTDNEIKNLWNSCLKKKLRQKGIDPVTHKPLSEIENGEEDDEKTRSQEKVTEISESTSKSDAGSYEQKQSSVVVKAYEPEMEVEGSCSNSNNYLMGNYPIQMSFTSNDNLPNSISNSSTHWFDQTGLKPFGMNSEFTSFLPSSFCYKPSLVDIPSEDVSVSSDSFHMKNNMLSPWGLTDCETSIKENQTEEEEAKWNEYLQNPMLMLQNQAFEGLCNQRKPATNLSHDD comes from the exons ATGGGAAGACACTCTTGCTGCTACAAACAGAAGCTTAGGAAAGGTCTATGGTCACCTGAAGAAGATGAAAAACTTTTGAATCATATTACTAACTATGGTCATGGATGTTGGAGTTCAGTTCCTAAGCAAGCAG GTCTTCAAAGATGTGGTAAGAGTTGTAGGCTTAGATGGATTAACTACTTAAGACCTGATTTAAAAAGAGGTACATTTTCACAAGAAGAAGAAAATCTCATCATTGAACTTCATTCAGTACTAGGAAATAG ATGGTCTCAAATTGCTGCGCAGTTACCGGGAAGGACCGATAATGAAATAAAGAATCTATGGAATTCTTGCTTAAAGAAGAAACTGAGGCAAAAAGGTATAGATCCTGTAACTCATAAGCCACTTTCTGAAATTGAGAATGgagaagaagatgatgaaaaaaCCAGAAGTCAAGAGAAAGTAACAGAAATATCAGAAAGTACTTCTAAGTCAGATGCAGGTTCTTATGAGCAAAAACAATCTTCAGTTGTTGTAAAAGCCTATGAACCTGAAATGGAAGTTGAAGGTTCTTGTTCAAATTCCAACAACTATTTGATGGGAAATTATCCTATTCAGATGAGTTTCACATCCAATGATAATCTTCCAAACAGTATTTCAAACTCTTCTACTCATTGGTTCGACCAAACTGGATTAAAACCTTTTGGTATGAATTCTGAATTTACCTCATTTCTACCTAGTTCTTTTTGCTACAAACCATCTCTTGTCGATATTCCGTCAGAAGATGTTTCGGTTTCTTCGGATTCTTTTCATATGAAGAATAATATGCTATCTCCTTGGGGATTGACAGATTGTGAGACCTCTATTAAAGAGAATCAaacagaagaagaagaagctaAGTGGAATGAGTATCTTCAAAATCCAATGTTAATGCTACAAAATCAAGCATTTGAAGGTTTATGCAATCAGAGAAAGCCTGCTACAAATTTGAGCCATGATGATTAA
- the LOC127132543 gene encoding transcription factor MYB61 isoform X2 produces MGRHSCCYKQKLRKGLWSPEEDEKLLNHITNYGHGCWSSVPKQAGLQRCGKSCRLRWINYLRPDLKRGTFSQEEENLIIELHSVLGNRWSQIAAQLPGRTDNEIKNLWNSCLKKKLRQKGIDPVTHKPLSEIENGEEDDEKTRSQEKVTEISESTSKSDAGSYEQKQSSVVVKAYEPEMEVEGSCSNSNNYLMGNYPIQMSFTSNDNLPNSISNSSTHWFDQTGLKPFDCETSIKENQTEEEEAKWNEYLQNPMLMLQNQAFEGLCNQRKPATNLSHDD; encoded by the exons ATGGGAAGACACTCTTGCTGCTACAAACAGAAGCTTAGGAAAGGTCTATGGTCACCTGAAGAAGATGAAAAACTTTTGAATCATATTACTAACTATGGTCATGGATGTTGGAGTTCAGTTCCTAAGCAAGCAG GTCTTCAAAGATGTGGTAAGAGTTGTAGGCTTAGATGGATTAACTACTTAAGACCTGATTTAAAAAGAGGTACATTTTCACAAGAAGAAGAAAATCTCATCATTGAACTTCATTCAGTACTAGGAAATAG ATGGTCTCAAATTGCTGCGCAGTTACCGGGAAGGACCGATAATGAAATAAAGAATCTATGGAATTCTTGCTTAAAGAAGAAACTGAGGCAAAAAGGTATAGATCCTGTAACTCATAAGCCACTTTCTGAAATTGAGAATGgagaagaagatgatgaaaaaaCCAGAAGTCAAGAGAAAGTAACAGAAATATCAGAAAGTACTTCTAAGTCAGATGCAGGTTCTTATGAGCAAAAACAATCTTCAGTTGTTGTAAAAGCCTATGAACCTGAAATGGAAGTTGAAGGTTCTTGTTCAAATTCCAACAACTATTTGATGGGAAATTATCCTATTCAGATGAGTTTCACATCCAATGATAATCTTCCAAACAGTATTTCAAACTCTTCTACTCATTGGTTCGACCAAACTGGATTAAAACCTTTTG ATTGTGAGACCTCTATTAAAGAGAATCAaacagaagaagaagaagctaAGTGGAATGAGTATCTTCAAAATCCAATGTTAATGCTACAAAATCAAGCATTTGAAGGTTTATGCAATCAGAGAAAGCCTGCTACAAATTTGAGCCATGATGATTAA